DNA from Patescibacteria group bacterium:
CGTAGCTTCAATGCCCGCCGGAAGTTCAAACGGCACCGAATGCGAAAATCCGACGTCGAGCGTCAGCACCTTGCCCGAAACCGCAGCCTTATAACCAACTCCGACGACCTCCAATTTTTTTTCAAATCCGGTCGTCACGCCTAAAACCATTGAATTAATAATGCTGCGCATCGTACCCCAGACCGCGTTCTGCGAAATCTCTTCCGGATTTTCAACCTTAATCTGAATCTGTTTCTCGCCCTCCCCTTCCACAATTTCTGCGGAGAGATGCAGCGGAAGCGCCCGCGTGATTTCACCCTTCGGTCCCTTTATCCTAATTGAATCCGCCGTAATCTGGGCTTCGACGCCGGCTGGCAGTATAATTGGTTTTTTTCCTATTCTAGACATATTGGATATTTAATAAACCTCGCAAATCACTTCTCCGCCTAATTTTTGTTTGCGGGCCTCTTTATTCGTCATCAGCCCGCGCGAAGTTGAAATAATCGCGATGCCATAATCATTAAGCACGCGCGGTAATTCATATTTGCCGGCATAAACTCTTCGGCCCGGCTTGCTGACGCGCTGAATATTGCGAATTGTCGGCTGACCGTCATCTTCATAACGAAGCGTAATAACAATTTCGCCATGGGCTTCTGGAATTTCGACAACGCTTTTAATAAAATTTTCATGCTCAAGAATTTTGGCAATTGCAAACTTTAGCCTGGATGCCGGCATATGGACTTCCGCCTTTTGTACCCTTGAGGCGTTTCTTATTCTTGTTAGCATGTCTGCGATTGGATCTGTAAACATAATAATATTAATTACCAGCTTGACTTTGTAATCCCCGGAATCTGTCCGCGGTTGGCAAGCTCTCTAAAACAAATGCGGCATAAATCAAAATCGCGCATGTATCCGTGTTTTCGGCCGCAGCGCCAGCAGCGCCTCACGATGCGAGTGCTGTACTTTGGCTTTTTCTTCGATTTTGCGATTTGTGATTCCGTTGCCATATTTTCTAATTTGTTTTAAATGGAAAACCTAAATATTTATATAATGCTAAACCATTTTCGTAATTTCCGGCATTGGAAGTAACCGTAATCTCAAGCGGATGGACTACTTCGACCTCTTCCGGTTTTATTTCCGGGAATGCCTGCGATTCGCGCATACCGAGCGAAAGATTGCCGAACTTGTCAACCGACTTCGGATCCAAGCCACGAAAATCACGCACGCGCGGCAACACAATATTGATGTATCTGTCCAAAAAATCATACATCCGGTCTCCGCGGAGCGTAACCTTCATACCGATATCCATTCCGGCGCGTATTTTAAAAGTAGAAATTGATTTTCTTGCCCTGGTCGGAACCGGCTTCTGGCCGGTAATTTTGGTTAAGGTCTTTCCGACTGCCTCCTTGTAACTCTGCTCACTCGCATTTTTGCTCAAACCGACATTAACCGTAACCTTCTTGATGCGCGGCGCAGCAAGATCATTTTTATAACCAAAATCTTTCTTAAGTTTTTGCAATACTTCTTTTTTATATAAATCCTTCATCTTCATAAAATTATTCTATTACATCCTTGCATTTGCGGCACAGTCTCGCTTTTTTCTGCTTTGAATCGCCGCCAAGAATTTTATAGCCGATGCGCGCCAACTGGCCGCATTTCGGGCAGATTAGCCTTACATTTCCCTGGTTTACCGGCGCCGGAAATTCAATCTTCTGGCCCTTCTCATTCTGACGGCGCGGCCTGACATTTTTAATAAAAATATTGCAGCCCTCTACCACAACCTTACCTTCTTTCGGAAAAATCTGAATCACCTTGCCGGTCTTTCCCGCATCTTTTCCCCTCATCATTTTTACTTTGTCGCCTTTTTTTATCTTCATAAAATTATAATACTTCCGGAGCTAAAGAAATAATCTTTGTAAATCCTTTTTCACGAAGTTCGCGGGCAACCGGCCCAAAAATTCTTGTACCGCGGGGCTCTTTGCTCCCCTTGTCAATGATAACGCCGGCATTATCGTCAAAGCGTATATAGGTGCCGTCTGCGCGCCGGGTTTCTTTATGCGTCCGTACGAGCACTA
Protein-coding regions in this window:
- the rplF gene encoding 50S ribosomal protein L6, which translates into the protein MSRIGKKPIILPAGVEAQITADSIRIKGPKGEITRALPLHLSAEIVEGEGEKQIQIKVENPEEISQNAVWGTMRSIINSMVLGVTTGFEKKLEVVGVGYKAAVSGKVLTLDVGFSHSVPFELPAGIEATVEKNVITLKGIDKELIGQVAANVRKIRKPEPYKGKGIKYIDEVIRRKAGKAAKAAGATG
- the rpsH gene encoding 30S ribosomal protein S8, which gives rise to MMFTDPIADMLTRIRNASRVQKAEVHMPASRLKFAIAKILEHENFIKSVVEIPEAHGEIVITLRYEDDGQPTIRNIQRVSKPGRRVYAGKYELPRVLNDYGIAIISTSRGLMTNKEARKQKLGGEVICEVY
- a CDS encoding type Z 30S ribosomal protein S14, whose amino-acid sequence is MATESQIAKSKKKPKYSTRIVRRCWRCGRKHGYMRDFDLCRICFRELANRGQIPGITKSSW
- the rplE gene encoding 50S ribosomal protein L5; protein product: MKMKDLYKKEVLQKLKKDFGYKNDLAAPRIKKVTVNVGLSKNASEQSYKEAVGKTLTKITGQKPVPTRARKSISTFKIRAGMDIGMKVTLRGDRMYDFLDRYINIVLPRVRDFRGLDPKSVDKFGNLSLGMRESQAFPEIKPEEVEVVHPLEITVTSNAGNYENGLALYKYLGFPFKTN
- the rplX gene encoding 50S ribosomal protein L24, which produces MKIKKGDKVKMMRGKDAGKTGKVIQIFPKEGKVVVEGCNIFIKNVRPRRQNEKGQKIEFPAPVNQGNVRLICPKCGQLARIGYKILGGDSKQKKARLCRKCKDVIE
- the rplN gene encoding 50S ribosomal protein L14 — encoded protein: MVQHRTMLKVADNTGAKKLQVIRVLGGYQKRYAHLGEIVTCVVKEAVPRATVKKSDIVHVVLVRTHKETRRADGTYIRFDDNAGVIIDKGSKEPRGTRIFGPVARELREKGFTKIISLAPEVL